A region from the Silene latifolia isolate original U9 population chromosome 7, ASM4854445v1, whole genome shotgun sequence genome encodes:
- the LOC141592548 gene encoding uncharacterized protein LOC141592548 isoform X4 — translation MSPLIMDKSTNIEDLESLKEDASLKKSVSNTHLDILRPTSQYFQVFKGQIKDVTGHGKAKYSLIKDVEDYQAGIYDKPLPCFGCGLGWFSFLLGFVCPVMWFYAAFLYLGSYYRKDPRERAGLAASAIAALGCSVVILVILLCRVF, via the exons ATGTCACCGTTGATAATGGACAAGA GTACCAATATTGAAGATTTAGAGTCCTTAAAGGAAGATGCTTCGTTGAAGAAATCGGTATCAAATACACATTTAGATATTTTGAGACCAACGTCTCAATATTTCCAAGTATTTAAAG GGCAGATAAAGGATGTTACAGGACATGGAAAAGCCAAATATTCTTTGATCAAAGACGTAGAGGACTACCAAGCGGGAATCTACGATAAGCCTCTCCCTTGCTTTGGCTGCGGGCTTGGGTGGTTCTC TTTTCTGTTAGGTTTTGTGTGTCCTGTGATGTGGTTTTATGCTGCATTTCTATATCTCGGAAGCTACTATCGTAAAGACCCAAGAGAACGAGCTGGTCTCGCTGCTTCTGCTATTGCA GCGTTGGGCTGTTCAGTTGTAATACTAGTCATACTGCTCTGCCGGGTATTCTAG
- the LOC141592548 gene encoding uncharacterized protein LOC141592548 isoform X3, producing the protein MSPLIMDKTGTNIEDLESLKEDASLKKSVSNTHLDILRPTSQYFQVFKGQIKDVTGHGKAKYSLIKDVEDYQAGIYDKPLPCFGCGLGWFSFLLGFVCPVMWFYAAFLYLGSYYRKDPRERAGLAASAIAALGCSVVILVILLCRVF; encoded by the exons ATGTCACCGTTGATAATGGACAAGA CAGGTACCAATATTGAAGATTTAGAGTCCTTAAAGGAAGATGCTTCGTTGAAGAAATCGGTATCAAATACACATTTAGATATTTTGAGACCAACGTCTCAATATTTCCAAGTATTTAAAG GGCAGATAAAGGATGTTACAGGACATGGAAAAGCCAAATATTCTTTGATCAAAGACGTAGAGGACTACCAAGCGGGAATCTACGATAAGCCTCTCCCTTGCTTTGGCTGCGGGCTTGGGTGGTTCTC TTTTCTGTTAGGTTTTGTGTGTCCTGTGATGTGGTTTTATGCTGCATTTCTATATCTCGGAAGCTACTATCGTAAAGACCCAAGAGAACGAGCTGGTCTCGCTGCTTCTGCTATTGCA GCGTTGGGCTGTTCAGTTGTAATACTAGTCATACTGCTCTGCCGGGTATTCTAG
- the LOC141592548 gene encoding uncharacterized protein LOC141592548 isoform X2: protein MSMLVTTCIAFPPSRFFISSLLITLLSRRLLQILVDFSSLLILSQSNLNFQGRDQAIVVHCVFLSVYWMSPLIMDKSTNIEDLESLKEDASLKKSVSNTHLDILRPTSQYFQVFKGQIKDVTGHGKAKYSLIKDVEDYQAGIYDKPLPCFGCGLGWFSFLLGFVCPVMWFYAAFLYLGSYYRKDPRERAGLAASAIAALGCSVVILVILLCRVF from the exons ATGTCAATGTTGGTTACTACTTGCATTGCATTCCCACCTTCCCGCTTCTTTATTTCCTCACTTTTAATCACTTTGCTTTCCCGTAGACTTCTCCAAATCCTCGTTGATTTTTCTTCACTACTCATTTTATCACAATCTAATCTAAACTTTCAAG GCAGAGACCAGGCTATTGTGGTGCACTGCGTTTTTCTCAGCGTTTACTGGATGTCACCGTTGATAATGGACAAGA GTACCAATATTGAAGATTTAGAGTCCTTAAAGGAAGATGCTTCGTTGAAGAAATCGGTATCAAATACACATTTAGATATTTTGAGACCAACGTCTCAATATTTCCAAGTATTTAAAG GGCAGATAAAGGATGTTACAGGACATGGAAAAGCCAAATATTCTTTGATCAAAGACGTAGAGGACTACCAAGCGGGAATCTACGATAAGCCTCTCCCTTGCTTTGGCTGCGGGCTTGGGTGGTTCTC TTTTCTGTTAGGTTTTGTGTGTCCTGTGATGTGGTTTTATGCTGCATTTCTATATCTCGGAAGCTACTATCGTAAAGACCCAAGAGAACGAGCTGGTCTCGCTGCTTCTGCTATTGCA GCGTTGGGCTGTTCAGTTGTAATACTAGTCATACTGCTCTGCCGGGTATTCTAG
- the LOC141592547 gene encoding uncharacterized protein LOC141592547: MGDQHQESRIEEEVANLVEQAKELQEKAASLISNSSKDEQMIKQRAFSIDSAIKKLRSSVISDHSIDPKLAEKLEDELNRAKCILVDGDASSFLPGKSESRFLRMFLGPINVRATRKDVQLKVKEEYNSYRDRTALLFLLFPSMLLLMRVWIWNGCMPAFPVQLYEAWLLFLYTGLALRENILRVNGSDIRPWWIYHHYCAMVMAIVSLTWEIRGQPDCSQKQKGVKLFLIWAAMQGFAMLLQNRYQRQRLYTRIALGKAKRMDVVWGETAGVHGQLRLLLPILFILQGFEAYVGLLLIRTAFTGVVSEWQVVFCGFLLLLMAVGNFANTVQTLMVKSRFKAKMKKSKSKQQLD; the protein is encoded by the exons ATGGGGGATCAACATCAGGAATCGAGAATCGAGGAAGAAGTTGCGAATTTAGTTGAGCAAGCGAAGGAATTGCAAGAAAAAGCAGCGTCATTGATTTCTAATTCTTCTAAAGATGAACAAATGATCAAACAACGAGCATTTTCAATCGATTCTGCCATTAAAAAGCTTCGTTCTTCCGTTATTTCCGATCATAGCATCGATCCTAAGCTCGCCGAAAAG TTGGAAGATGAATTGAATAGAGCGAAATGTATACTAGTTGATGGTGATGCGTCGTCGTTTCTTCCAGGAAAATCTGAGA GTCGTTTTTTAAGGATGTTTTTGGGCCCTATTAATGTGCGAGCTACGAGGAAAGATGTGCAGTTGAAGGTTAAAGAGGAATACAACAGTTACAGA GACAGAACTGCTTTGTTGTTTCTTCTCTTTCCTTCGATGCTATTGCTTATGAGGGTTTGGATATGGAATGGCTGCATGCCAGCATTTCCCGTACAGCTATACGAG GCTTGGCTATTATTCCTTTACACAGGGCTAGCTTTGAGAGAGAATATTTTGAGAGTGAATGGCAGTGATATCCGTCCTTG GTGGATATATCATCACTACTGTGCTATGGTAATGGCCATTGTGAGCTTAACATGGGAAATAAGAGGCCAGCCTGATTGTTCTCAGAAGCAG AAAGGGGTGAAACTATTTCTAATATGGGCGGCAATGCAAGGATTCGCAATGCTATTGCAAAATCGATATCAACGGCAGAGATTATACACACGCATTGCACTTGGAAAG GCAAAACGAATGGATGTTGTCTGGGGAGAAACAGCTGGAGTGCATGGCCAGCTTCGGCTGCTCTTGCCTATACTTTTCATTTTGCAG GGTTTTGAGGCGTATGTGGGATTGCTGTTGATCCGAACAGCATTTACTGGTGTCGTATCTGAATGGCAG GTTGTCTTTTGTGGGTTTCTCCTCCTCCTGATGGCGGTAGGGAATTTCGCAAATACAGTGCAAACCTTAATGGTCAAATCACGATTTAAGGCGAAGATGAAGAAAAGTAAAAGCAAGCAACAGTTAGATTAG
- the LOC141592548 gene encoding uncharacterized protein LOC141592548 isoform X1, translating into MSMLVTTCIAFPPSRFFISSLLITLLSRRLLQILVDFSSLLILSQSNLNFQGRDQAIVVHCVFLSVYWMSPLIMDKTGTNIEDLESLKEDASLKKSVSNTHLDILRPTSQYFQVFKGQIKDVTGHGKAKYSLIKDVEDYQAGIYDKPLPCFGCGLGWFSFLLGFVCPVMWFYAAFLYLGSYYRKDPRERAGLAASAIAALGCSVVILVILLCRVF; encoded by the exons ATGTCAATGTTGGTTACTACTTGCATTGCATTCCCACCTTCCCGCTTCTTTATTTCCTCACTTTTAATCACTTTGCTTTCCCGTAGACTTCTCCAAATCCTCGTTGATTTTTCTTCACTACTCATTTTATCACAATCTAATCTAAACTTTCAAG GCAGAGACCAGGCTATTGTGGTGCACTGCGTTTTTCTCAGCGTTTACTGGATGTCACCGTTGATAATGGACAAGA CAGGTACCAATATTGAAGATTTAGAGTCCTTAAAGGAAGATGCTTCGTTGAAGAAATCGGTATCAAATACACATTTAGATATTTTGAGACCAACGTCTCAATATTTCCAAGTATTTAAAG GGCAGATAAAGGATGTTACAGGACATGGAAAAGCCAAATATTCTTTGATCAAAGACGTAGAGGACTACCAAGCGGGAATCTACGATAAGCCTCTCCCTTGCTTTGGCTGCGGGCTTGGGTGGTTCTC TTTTCTGTTAGGTTTTGTGTGTCCTGTGATGTGGTTTTATGCTGCATTTCTATATCTCGGAAGCTACTATCGTAAAGACCCAAGAGAACGAGCTGGTCTCGCTGCTTCTGCTATTGCA GCGTTGGGCTGTTCAGTTGTAATACTAGTCATACTGCTCTGCCGGGTATTCTAG